Proteins found in one Solitalea lacus genomic segment:
- a CDS encoding TonB-dependent receptor, translating into MNTRLRKISCFFNGFIMVLVMLSAFQTTISAQVTTASINGIVTDKAGPMSGVTVTAVHTPTGSKYQTSTRGDGRYNLPNVRVGGPYVITTILVGYKEEKQENIILSLGQSFKAEFKISESNVELAEVVVNGSQDKVINSSRTGAKQTISKDQLQNMPTLGRSFSDFTKLSPLAGGSSVSAGSGTSFAGRSNLYNNFTVDGAIFNNAFGLQGTIGSQTSSQPINLDAFEEITVSVAPYDVKQSGFTGAAINAVTKSGTNEFSGSLNTYFRNESLTGDKTYNGFNVPLSDFSLKGYGFTVGGPILKNKLFFFASGELERKNEPSTIWIAGGPSATGSVSKAQAADLDALSSFLKTKYGYDAGAYGNFPLDQKSDKLSFKFDWNATSNTTVSLKYFYFRSYKDIAPSPSGAIGGSRVASVEGLPFRSAYYGINNNMDNINAEVRTAISNKYSNELTVGYNRMRDFRTSLGNKEFPLVDIGNGSGQTFTSFGYEPFTAYNKLNTNIFQFTDNFNMYLGKHVVTTGFNFEAYKTLNGFAPNYYGSYQFNTLADFYNSANNGVSNASKYQIQYSVLPNGSFPFAVLKTQMYGLYAQDEFSATENLKVTLGLRADLPIINVVDGQSNANVTSLTFADGQKIDVSQFPKARVLWSPRFGFNWDAFGNGETQVRGGTGIFTGRPPIVWLSNQASNNGAQFGSQSTNNPNNRPFTDNVNAYRNPNSQTAANNSAYNLAVTANNFRFPQLWRSNLAIDQKLPYGVIATLEGTYASDIAAVYMQNINLNSANGTALVAPEGGDKRIRYTSSRIYGGVGGATPSNPNISDAILMDNTSKGFSWTITGQLQKSFTNGFSAMMAYTRSDSRSVNDGGSIAQSMWRDRQVSGDPNADVLSYSNYMVKNRFIASMVYRKEYIKHFATTISMFFSIMDGDRTSYVYNGDLNNDGLTTNDLIFIPRDKNDIILAPNDASDSRTPDQIWSQLDNYIKQDKYLVNHRGEYAKRNAVITPIVSYLDIRIAQDLIANIGGKRNSLQFTFDMFNLGNLINPEWGVSQFVSRANFLTVKSVTNGAATFAFPYLDAKSGSPLTSTFQPSTSEASRWRIQFGLKYKFN; encoded by the coding sequence ATGAATACTCGTCTACGTAAAATTTCATGCTTTTTCAATGGATTTATTATGGTTTTAGTAATGCTTAGTGCATTTCAAACAACCATATCGGCTCAGGTTACTACTGCTTCAATAAATGGCATTGTTACCGATAAAGCAGGGCCTATGTCTGGAGTTACCGTAACAGCGGTACATACTCCAACAGGATCAAAGTACCAAACTAGTACCAGAGGCGATGGTCGTTACAATCTACCTAACGTTCGAGTTGGAGGTCCGTATGTAATTACAACAATATTGGTGGGTTACAAAGAAGAAAAACAAGAAAACATCATTTTATCATTAGGTCAAAGCTTTAAAGCTGAATTTAAAATTTCTGAATCGAATGTTGAATTGGCGGAAGTAGTTGTTAATGGATCACAAGACAAGGTGATTAATTCGTCGCGTACTGGAGCTAAACAAACTATTTCGAAAGACCAGTTACAGAATATGCCTACCTTAGGCCGTAGTTTTAGTGATTTCACCAAACTTTCACCTTTAGCTGGTGGATCTTCGGTTTCAGCAGGTAGCGGTACCAGTTTTGCCGGCAGAAGCAATTTGTACAATAACTTTACTGTTGATGGTGCTATTTTCAACAACGCGTTCGGTTTGCAGGGGACAATTGGTAGCCAAACTAGTTCTCAGCCAATTAACCTTGACGCATTTGAAGAAATTACGGTAAGTGTTGCTCCTTATGATGTTAAGCAAAGTGGTTTTACAGGTGCTGCAATCAATGCTGTAACAAAAAGCGGTACAAATGAATTCTCGGGCTCATTAAATACTTATTTTCGCAATGAGTCATTAACTGGTGATAAAACTTATAACGGTTTTAATGTACCTCTTTCCGACTTTTCATTAAAAGGTTATGGGTTTACTGTAGGAGGCCCTATTCTAAAGAATAAACTATTTTTCTTTGCAAGTGGTGAGTTAGAACGCAAAAATGAGCCTTCAACTATATGGATTGCAGGTGGCCCCAGTGCTACCGGTTCTGTTTCCAAAGCGCAGGCTGCTGATCTAGATGCTTTAAGTAGTTTCTTAAAAACTAAATATGGGTATGACGCCGGGGCATATGGTAATTTTCCACTTGACCAGAAAAGTGATAAACTTTCATTCAAATTCGATTGGAATGCAACTAGTAATACAACTGTAAGTTTAAAGTATTTCTACTTCCGTTCATATAAAGACATTGCCCCTAGTCCTTCGGGTGCAATTGGTGGTTCTCGTGTCGCCAGCGTGGAAGGCCTTCCTTTCCGTTCAGCGTATTATGGTATTAATAATAATATGGATAATATCAATGCGGAGGTTCGTACTGCAATTAGCAACAAATATTCGAACGAATTAACTGTTGGTTATAACCGCATGCGCGATTTCCGTACGAGTTTAGGAAATAAAGAATTTCCATTGGTAGATATCGGTAATGGTTCAGGTCAAACCTTTACTTCATTTGGTTATGAGCCATTTACGGCTTATAACAAACTAAATACTAATATTTTCCAGTTTACGGATAACTTCAATATGTATTTAGGTAAACATGTTGTTACTACCGGCTTTAACTTTGAAGCTTATAAAACTTTAAATGGTTTTGCTCCAAACTATTATGGTAGCTACCAGTTTAATACATTGGCCGATTTCTACAATAGTGCTAATAACGGAGTTTCAAACGCTTCAAAATATCAAATACAATACTCTGTTTTACCTAATGGATCTTTCCCGTTTGCAGTTTTAAAAACTCAAATGTATGGTTTGTATGCACAGGATGAATTCTCTGCTACCGAGAATTTAAAGGTAACATTGGGCTTACGTGCAGATCTTCCAATTATAAATGTTGTTGATGGGCAATCAAATGCTAATGTGACTTCATTAACTTTTGCTGATGGACAAAAAATAGATGTAAGTCAATTTCCTAAAGCCCGAGTTTTATGGTCACCTCGCTTCGGTTTTAACTGGGATGCCTTCGGAAACGGAGAAACCCAGGTACGTGGCGGTACTGGAATCTTTACTGGTCGTCCACCAATTGTGTGGTTGTCAAATCAAGCAAGTAACAATGGGGCCCAGTTTGGTTCTCAAAGCACTAACAATCCTAATAATCGTCCGTTTACAGATAATGTTAATGCTTATCGCAACCCAAATAGTCAAACAGCTGCGAATAATTCGGCTTATAACTTAGCGGTAACGGCAAATAATTTCCGTTTCCCACAATTATGGAGAAGTAACCTTGCTATTGATCAAAAACTTCCTTATGGAGTTATTGCTACTTTAGAAGGTACTTATGCAAGTGACATTGCTGCTGTTTACATGCAAAATATCAACTTAAATTCTGCCAACGGAACAGCATTGGTAGCTCCAGAGGGTGGAGATAAGCGTATCCGTTATACTTCATCAAGAATTTATGGTGGTGTTGGTGGAGCTACTCCTTCTAATCCTAACATTTCTGATGCTATCTTAATGGATAACACTTCTAAAGGTTTTAGTTGGACTATCACCGGTCAATTACAGAAAAGTTTTACAAATGGCTTCTCTGCAATGATGGCTTATACTCGTTCTGATTCGAGATCTGTGAATGATGGAGGTTCAATTGCTCAATCTATGTGGAGAGACCGTCAGGTTTCAGGTGATCCTAATGCTGATGTGTTGTCTTATTCTAACTATATGGTTAAAAACAGGTTTATTGCATCGATGGTTTACCGCAAAGAGTACATCAAACATTTTGCTACTACTATTTCAATGTTCTTTAGCATAATGGACGGTGATCGCACTTCGTATGTTTATAATGGAGATTTAAACAACGATGGTTTAACTACGAATGATTTGATTTTTATTCCACGTGATAAAAACGATATCATTTTGGCTCCTAACGACGCAAGTGATAGTCGTACACCTGATCAAATTTGGTCACAACTAGATAACTACATTAAACAAGATAAGTACCTTGTTAATCACCGGGGAGAGTACGCCAAACGTAATGCAGTAATAACTCCAATAGTAAGCTATTTAGATATACGTATTGCTCAAGACCTAATTGCCAATATTGGGGGTAAACGCAACAGCTTACAATTTACTTTTGATATGTTCAATTTAGGTAACTTAATTAATCCTGAATGGGGCGTTTCTCAATTTGTAAGCAGAGCCAACTTTTTAACAGTTAAATCAGTAACTAACGGTGCTGCTACATTTGCATTTCCTTATTTAGATGCAAAATCAGGTTCGCCTTTAACTTCTACGTTCCAACCATCAACTTCTGAAGCTTCTAGATGGAGAATTCAGTTTGGTTTGAAATATAAGTTCAATTAG
- a CDS encoding DoxX family protein — protein sequence MNLVQKAEHWGDTHHTRWLDAIRFLLGVFIFIKGITFVSDMKPLQDLMSLRFSYIPVFIVHYVAFAHLVFGPFIAIGLLTRFSCAVQIPILLGAVFFINMAPGFDIINSELWLSIIVLSLLIFFFISGSGPLSVDEYMKKHIKLPDGY from the coding sequence ATGAATTTAGTTCAAAAAGCTGAGCATTGGGGAGACACCCATCACACACGATGGCTCGATGCCATCAGGTTCTTATTAGGTGTTTTCATTTTTATCAAGGGAATCACGTTTGTTAGTGATATGAAACCCCTACAAGATTTAATGAGTCTAAGATTTAGTTACATACCTGTATTTATAGTTCACTACGTTGCTTTTGCCCATTTGGTATTTGGACCTTTTATAGCAATTGGATTACTCACCCGTTTTTCTTGTGCAGTGCAAATTCCAATTTTGCTTGGTGCGGTATTTTTTATCAACATGGCTCCAGGTTTTGATATAATAAATTCAGAATTATGGCTTTCTATCATAGTTTTATCTCTCTTGATATTTTTCTTTATTTCAGGATCCGGTCCGTTATCTGTTGATGAATACATGAAAAAGCATATTAAACTACCTGATGGTTATTAA
- a CDS encoding S46 family peptidase, whose product MKFKKILFIALAVLGFTNAVKADEGMWLPMLINKNYDQMKRQGFKLTPQDIYDINKGSLKDAIVWFGGFCTGEIVSEKGLVLTNHHCGYDVIASKSTPQDNILDNGFWAKNLSEEKPAEGLFVSILVRMEDVTAEVNAATKGLSGAERAAKYAEVSKEIVSKATAGTGYEAFVRDMFKGNQYFVFVTEKFTDIRLVGTPPQSVGKFGGDTDNWMWPRHTGDFSMFRIYAGKDNKPATYSKDNTPYKPKRSLAVSLKGVKDGDFSMVFGYPGRTNRYENSYGIKLAIEKVNPAIVKLRDIRLKSWKEQMDKSDSVRLLLSSEYANIANYWKYFIGQTEQLKHLKVYDFKKSEEAKFQSWATNKPEYASILADYGKAYEAYTPYALYPVYLSQGIFGASAISFARSFMAVEAGLKAGKPDVATSMKEQADEYYKSFNLPSDKKILAGTLLAFYNDIPKSQHPAIISEILAKYGSADPEEAFKKYSNDLYATTMFASKEKTEAFLATPELGKLQNDPAYQYVMAFISNYREKFMKNVDAFNATNTSLGQQYVKGIMAMNSGKLMYPDANSTMRLTYGNIKAYAPKDAVKYDFVTTIDGVIEKYIPKDGEFDLPANYLELYKKKDYGQYANEKGQLIVGFISNNDITGGNSGSPVLNGNGELIGLAFDGNWEAMSGDIVFDQKYKRTICADIRYVLWCIDKLGNAPHIVKEMKLIK is encoded by the coding sequence ATGAAATTCAAAAAAATTCTGTTTATAGCTTTAGCTGTACTTGGATTTACCAATGCAGTTAAGGCTGATGAAGGCATGTGGTTGCCTATGCTGATCAACAAAAACTACGATCAGATGAAACGCCAAGGTTTCAAACTTACACCTCAGGATATCTATGATATCAATAAAGGAAGTTTAAAAGATGCTATTGTTTGGTTTGGTGGATTCTGTACCGGTGAAATTGTATCTGAAAAAGGTTTAGTCTTAACTAACCATCACTGCGGCTACGATGTTATTGCATCAAAAAGTACTCCTCAAGATAACATCTTAGATAATGGTTTTTGGGCTAAAAATCTTTCCGAAGAAAAACCGGCCGAAGGACTGTTTGTATCTATTTTAGTTAGAATGGAAGATGTAACAGCTGAGGTAAATGCAGCTACTAAAGGCCTTAGCGGTGCAGAAAGAGCAGCCAAATATGCAGAAGTTAGTAAAGAAATAGTCTCAAAAGCAACTGCAGGAACCGGCTATGAAGCGTTTGTACGCGATATGTTTAAAGGCAACCAGTATTTTGTTTTTGTTACCGAGAAATTCACCGACATTCGTTTGGTAGGAACCCCTCCTCAATCAGTTGGAAAATTTGGTGGTGATACGGATAACTGGATGTGGCCTCGTCATACAGGTGATTTTTCAATGTTTCGTATTTATGCAGGTAAAGACAATAAACCTGCTACTTACTCAAAAGATAATACTCCATACAAGCCTAAACGCTCTTTAGCCGTTTCTTTAAAAGGAGTTAAAGATGGCGACTTTAGTATGGTTTTTGGATACCCTGGTCGTACAAATCGCTACGAAAACTCTTATGGTATTAAACTGGCAATTGAAAAAGTAAATCCTGCCATTGTAAAACTTCGTGATATCCGTTTAAAGTCTTGGAAAGAACAAATGGATAAAAGTGATAGCGTGCGCTTATTACTTTCGTCTGAGTATGCAAATATTGCCAATTACTGGAAATACTTCATTGGTCAGACCGAGCAGTTAAAACACTTAAAGGTTTACGATTTTAAAAAATCTGAAGAAGCTAAATTTCAATCTTGGGCAACTAACAAACCAGAATATGCCTCAATTTTAGCTGATTATGGAAAAGCATACGAAGCCTATACGCCTTACGCGTTGTATCCAGTTTACCTGTCACAAGGAATTTTCGGCGCATCAGCTATTTCATTTGCCCGATCATTTATGGCAGTTGAAGCAGGATTAAAAGCCGGTAAACCAGATGTTGCTACTTCAATGAAGGAGCAAGCGGATGAATATTACAAATCATTCAACTTGCCTTCAGATAAGAAAATCTTAGCAGGAACCTTATTGGCATTCTATAATGACATCCCTAAGTCTCAGCATCCTGCAATTATTAGTGAAATTTTAGCTAAATATGGATCAGCAGATCCAGAGGAGGCTTTCAAAAAATACAGCAATGATCTTTATGCAACCACCATGTTTGCATCAAAAGAAAAAACAGAGGCATTTTTGGCAACTCCGGAATTAGGAAAACTACAAAATGACCCTGCATATCAATACGTTATGGCATTTATTTCTAACTATCGTGAGAAATTCATGAAGAATGTTGATGCATTTAACGCAACTAACACATCTCTTGGTCAGCAATATGTTAAGGGAATAATGGCAATGAACTCAGGTAAGCTGATGTACCCTGATGCGAACTCAACAATGCGCTTAACTTATGGTAATATTAAAGCTTATGCTCCTAAAGACGCTGTTAAATATGACTTTGTTACGACTATTGATGGGGTAATTGAAAAGTACATTCCTAAAGATGGAGAGTTTGATTTACCTGCCAATTACCTGGAACTGTATAAGAAAAAGGACTATGGTCAGTATGCCAATGAAAAAGGACAGTTAATTGTTGGTTTTATCAGTAATAATGACATCACCGGCGGAAACTCAGGAAGTCCTGTATTAAATGGTAATGGAGAGTTGATTGGATTGGCCTTTGACGGTAACTGGGAAGCTATGTCAGGCGATATTGTATTCGACCAAAAATATAAACGTACTATTTGCGCTGACATTCGTTATGTATTATGGTGCATAGATAAACTAGGAAATGCTCCACACATTGTTAAAGAAATGAAACTGATAAAGTAA
- a CDS encoding outer membrane beta-barrel protein codes for MKTLRFTLLFVLAPMLILAQNYRYEQNVPIKIGFVGGYNLSRITNSQPSYTIDNYSGYSFGGSALWQKWGKTGMQADLFFSRQGYHYNEFGTADGYLISSYAYLTPSMNYKPISWASFFAGIQMGFLIKANCGCGNTENQSTITHHFNRFDYGLNGGIEFSAKSIADGFVLGLKYYYGLKNIVNESAAQSEEDLPITLPNFSTQNSVMNFYFGYRF; via the coding sequence ATGAAAACACTTAGATTTACTCTCCTGTTTGTTTTAGCCCCAATGCTAATACTAGCACAGAATTATCGTTATGAACAAAATGTTCCGATTAAAATAGGATTTGTAGGGGGATACAATCTTTCACGTATTACTAACAGTCAACCTTCCTATACAATTGATAATTATTCAGGATATTCGTTCGGAGGCTCTGCTCTTTGGCAAAAATGGGGAAAGACTGGCATGCAAGCAGATTTATTTTTCTCAAGACAAGGATACCACTATAATGAATTTGGTACTGCTGATGGCTATTTGATCAGTAGTTATGCCTATTTAACTCCATCTATGAATTATAAACCTATATCTTGGGCTAGTTTTTTCGCCGGTATTCAAATGGGTTTCTTAATTAAAGCCAATTGCGGTTGTGGCAACACTGAAAACCAATCGACAATTACTCATCACTTTAACAGATTTGACTATGGTTTGAACGGAGGGATAGAGTTTTCGGCCAAATCAATAGCTGATGGTTTTGTTTTAGGACTCAAATACTATTATGGCTTAAAAAATATTGTTAACGAATCAGCCGCTCAATCTGAAGAAGACCTACCTATAACATTGCCTAATTTTTCAACACAAAATTCAGTAATGAATTTTTACTTTGGGTACAGGTTTTAA
- a CDS encoding VOC family protein — protein MEKLGKNTNALNWFEIPVVDVERAKKFYQTILDIEMETTDMMGLTMTFFPSDGMNGKVSGALVKGEMFKPSADGAVVYLNANPEIQKVIDKVEVNGGKIIVPKTLISDEIGYLAFIMDTEGNRVALHAGK, from the coding sequence ATGGAAAAATTAGGCAAAAACACCAATGCGCTCAATTGGTTTGAAATTCCGGTGGTAGATGTTGAAAGGGCAAAAAAATTTTATCAGACCATTTTAGATATTGAGATGGAAACTACTGATATGATGGGCTTAACTATGACTTTTTTCCCTTCTGATGGGATGAATGGAAAAGTTTCAGGAGCATTAGTTAAAGGGGAAATGTTCAAGCCTTCTGCTGATGGAGCGGTGGTATATCTAAATGCGAATCCTGAGATTCAAAAAGTAATTGATAAAGTTGAGGTTAATGGAGGCAAAATTATTGTTCCTAAGACGTTAATTAGTGACGAAATAGGTTATTTGGCCTTCATTATGGATACAGAAGGCAACCGCGTAGCTTTACATGCGGGTAAATAA
- a CDS encoding YajQ family cyclic di-GMP-binding protein — protein sequence MPSFDIVSKVDGQTLDNAINNAKKEIANRYDFHDSKTEIELDKKTNIVKVLTENDMRMKAIQDVIIGRMVKQHLDANCLDFGEEEYASGNMIRKDIKVKEGIDKELAKKIVKKIKDSGLKVQASIMDEQVRVQGKKIDDLQAVISLMRGENFEQPLQYINMRA from the coding sequence ATGCCTTCATTTGACATTGTAAGTAAGGTTGATGGACAGACACTTGATAATGCCATCAACAATGCTAAAAAAGAGATTGCTAATCGCTACGATTTTCATGATTCAAAGACTGAAATTGAGCTGGATAAGAAAACGAATATTGTTAAAGTGCTCACAGAAAACGACATGAGAATGAAGGCAATTCAAGATGTGATTATTGGTCGAATGGTTAAACAGCATCTGGACGCCAATTGCCTTGACTTTGGTGAGGAAGAGTATGCTTCAGGAAATATGATTAGGAAAGACATTAAAGTCAAAGAAGGTATTGACAAGGAGCTAGCAAAGAAAATTGTGAAAAAGATAAAAGACAGTGGTTTAAAGGTACAGGCTTCAATTATGGATGAGCAGGTACGGGTTCAAGGTAAGAAAATCGACGACTTGCAAGCAGTTATTTCGCTGATGCGTGGTGAAAACTTTGAACAACCGTTGCAATACATCAATATGAGGGCATAA
- the ppk1 gene encoding polyphosphate kinase 1 — translation MKTEVMIRKKMPLVNREVSWLAFNDRVLQEACDPTVPLIDRIRFLAIFSSNLDEFFRVRVATVTRLSKLKNAARFNMGFQPIKILAEIQEIVKKQQVRFDHIYNNVIIPELAEEKIFIINDAQLNVSRGQFVRNYFKEKLLSTLVPIMLDGLTEFPELKDESIYLIVQLSKLKGSSKPKRALIEIPTDVHSRFLILPETNNLKYIILLDDVIRYCLEDLFSIFKYDTFQAHSIKLTRDAEMDLDNDLNLSLVDNISKNLKLRKKGNPVRFTYDSDMSDELLTYLIRRIGLKPTNLIPGGHYHNFKDFMSFPNVGRKELEYSKMSALPIPDIAIGESILNVISKRNLLINLPYQSFDYVIHFLRESAIDPKVVSIKITLYRLAQNSRIINALINAAKNGKNVLVLLELKARFDEENNIYWTQKLEEEGIKVLYGISQLKVHSKICLVTRKENNKLVHYGNLATGNFNEKTANIYADHSYFTADPLITKDMDNLFADLEKGLLLSTYKILLVAPLEMRKKITRLIDREISNAKKGVDSYIILKMNSLNDERMIYKLYEASRVGVKIKLIIRGICCLVPGIKGVSENIEVISIVDKYLEHARVFIFANNGKEQIYLSSADLMNRNLDNRVEVAFPIIDKESKSIVKEIINIQLRDNTKARIIDKEQENNYKEKHNDESINVRSQIETYNFLKSRLKKTQLNVNF, via the coding sequence GTGAAAACTGAAGTTATGATCAGAAAAAAAATGCCTTTGGTAAACAGGGAAGTAAGCTGGCTGGCCTTTAATGACCGTGTACTGCAGGAAGCCTGTGATCCAACTGTGCCGTTAATTGATCGAATTCGTTTTCTAGCCATTTTCTCCTCCAACCTTGATGAATTTTTTAGAGTTAGGGTTGCAACCGTTACACGACTCTCCAAACTAAAAAATGCGGCCCGTTTCAATATGGGGTTCCAACCAATAAAAATTTTGGCCGAAATTCAGGAAATTGTAAAAAAGCAACAAGTTAGGTTTGATCATATTTACAACAACGTAATTATCCCTGAACTGGCCGAGGAGAAAATATTTATCATCAACGATGCCCAACTTAACGTTTCAAGAGGACAGTTTGTGCGCAATTATTTCAAGGAAAAGCTGCTTTCAACTCTAGTACCGATTATGCTTGACGGGTTAACTGAGTTCCCTGAATTGAAGGATGAATCAATTTACCTTATTGTTCAGCTCTCAAAATTAAAAGGAAGCAGTAAACCTAAACGGGCTTTAATTGAAATCCCTACTGATGTTCATTCCCGGTTCCTGATATTACCCGAAACCAATAACCTTAAATACATTATTCTGTTGGATGATGTAATTCGTTATTGCCTTGAAGACCTGTTTTCAATCTTTAAATACGATACTTTTCAAGCCCATAGCATAAAGCTAACGCGTGATGCTGAAATGGATCTTGACAATGATCTGAACCTTAGTTTAGTTGACAACATTTCTAAAAATCTGAAACTTAGAAAAAAAGGAAACCCTGTTCGTTTTACATATGATTCCGATATGTCTGATGAATTGTTAACCTATCTGATCAGGCGAATCGGACTGAAACCAACAAACTTAATTCCAGGAGGTCATTATCATAATTTCAAAGACTTTATGTCTTTTCCAAATGTCGGACGTAAGGAACTTGAATATTCTAAGATGTCGGCTTTGCCAATTCCAGATATTGCCATTGGCGAAAGTATACTGAATGTAATATCTAAACGCAACCTATTAATCAACCTGCCGTACCAAAGTTTTGATTATGTGATCCATTTTTTGCGCGAATCGGCTATAGACCCTAAAGTTGTTTCAATTAAAATTACACTGTACCGTCTAGCACAAAACTCCAGAATTATAAATGCACTAATAAACGCAGCAAAAAATGGCAAAAATGTATTGGTGTTACTCGAGTTAAAGGCTCGTTTTGATGAAGAAAACAATATATATTGGACTCAAAAATTAGAAGAAGAGGGCATAAAAGTTTTGTATGGAATTTCTCAATTAAAAGTGCATTCAAAAATATGTCTAGTAACTCGTAAAGAAAACAATAAGCTCGTCCATTATGGCAATTTAGCTACCGGTAACTTTAATGAGAAAACGGCTAATATCTATGCTGATCACAGCTACTTCACTGCCGATCCATTGATTACCAAAGACATGGACAATCTTTTTGCTGATTTAGAGAAAGGCCTATTGCTTTCAACCTATAAAATTCTTTTGGTTGCTCCATTGGAAATGCGAAAAAAAATCACTCGTTTAATTGATCGTGAAATATCGAACGCAAAAAAAGGCGTCGACAGCTACATAATTCTAAAAATGAATAGCTTAAATGATGAAAGAATGATTTACAAACTTTATGAAGCAAGCAGGGTAGGAGTTAAAATAAAATTGATCATCAGAGGCATCTGTTGTTTAGTACCAGGAATAAAGGGTGTAAGTGAAAATATTGAAGTAATAAGTATAGTAGATAAGTACCTTGAACACGCTAGGGTATTTATCTTTGCAAATAATGGTAAGGAACAAATTTACCTTTCATCAGCCGACTTGATGAACCGCAATCTGGATAATCGGGTTGAAGTGGCATTTCCGATTATTGATAAGGAAAGTAAATCTATTGTGAAGGAAATTATCAATATACAGCTAAGAGACAATACAAAAGCTCGAATTATTGATAAAGAACAAGAAAACAATTATAAGGAAAAACACAACGACGAAAGTATAAATGTACGATCCCAGATTGAAACATATAACTTTTTAAAAAGTCGTTTAAAAAAAACTCAACTGAATGTCAACTTTTAA
- a CDS encoding ethanolamine ammonia-lyase reactivating factor EutA produces MRYAAIDIGSNAVRLLIADIVEINEEISFKKNTLVRVPLRLGDDAFLDKRISDRKVKDLMKSMSAFKNLMEVYKVQDYMACATSAMREAENGQEVVDLIASEAGIQLDIVTGKREANIIYSSHIEKYLDSRRTYLYIDVGGGSTEVSVFSNGVLIDSNSFNIGTIRMLDNQDTEETWRELKNWIKENTKNYKTIFGIGTGGNINKIFKISGEKLGTPLTFTKLKAMYDYLNSFSLKDRINVLGLKEDRADVIIPASEIFLTLMRWAGIKQMYVPKVGLVDGIVHLLIEKNYPKVVSITEFKENLN; encoded by the coding sequence TTGAGATACGCTGCTATTGACATAGGATCAAATGCCGTAAGGCTACTAATTGCCGATATTGTAGAGATCAATGAGGAAATTAGTTTTAAGAAAAACACCCTGGTAAGGGTTCCACTCCGCTTAGGTGACGATGCGTTTTTAGATAAACGAATCTCTGATCGTAAAGTGAAAGATTTGATGAAATCCATGTCGGCCTTTAAAAACCTCATGGAAGTTTACAAAGTTCAAGATTATATGGCTTGTGCCACCTCTGCTATGCGCGAGGCAGAGAATGGACAGGAGGTCGTAGATCTAATAGCAAGTGAAGCCGGCATACAACTTGATATTGTTACTGGAAAACGAGAAGCAAATATTATTTATTCCAGCCATATTGAAAAATACCTCGACTCGCGACGTACGTATTTATACATAGATGTTGGAGGAGGGAGTACTGAAGTTTCGGTATTCTCAAACGGAGTCTTAATAGATTCAAACTCATTCAATATAGGAACAATTCGTATGCTTGATAATCAGGACACTGAAGAAACCTGGAGGGAACTAAAAAACTGGATCAAAGAAAACACTAAAAACTATAAAACCATTTTTGGAATTGGTACCGGGGGTAATATCAATAAAATATTTAAAATTTCCGGGGAAAAATTAGGAACACCGCTAACATTTACCAAGTTAAAAGCCATGTATGATTATCTCAACTCATTTTCGCTAAAAGACCGGATTAACGTTTTGGGATTAAAAGAAGACCGGGCCGATGTAATTATTCCTGCTTCTGAAATTTTCCTTACCCTGATGCGTTGGGCAGGTATTAAACAAATGTATGTTCCAAAAGTGGGTTTGGTTGATGGAATTGTCCATTTACTAATTGAAAAGAATTACCCTAAAGTGGTTTCTATAACTGAGTTTAAAGAAAACTTAAACTAA